TCCACACATCACAAAAGGGGAACTGACATGACGAATGAAACGAAGACGACCAAGGCAGCAAAGGGAATCTCCCGCCGCTCGCTGTTGAAGACCGGCGCTGCCGCCGCCGGCGCGATTGCCGGCTCCGGCCTCATCACCGGCTTTCCGACCATCTGGGCGCAATCCAACATCACGCTTCGCCAATTCGGCACTGGCGTCTCGAACATCAACGCGATCGCCGAGAAGTGCAAGGCCGATCTCGGCATCACGCTGGAGATGACGGCGACTGATTCCGACGCCGCCGCCCAGCGCGCCGTCACCCAGCCGGACAGCTACGACATCGCCGATATCGAATATTGGATCGCCAAGAAGGTCTTCCCGACCGGCGTCCTGCAGCCGATGGACGTCAAAAAGCTCAAATATTTCGACAAGATCGTGCCGCTGTTCATCAACGGCAAGATGAAGCCGGACAGCGTCATCGCCCAGGGCACGGCGCCGCACACAGTCGGCTTCGTCGAAGCGCAGGGCTCCAAGAAATTCGCCAAGGAGCCGACGCAGTGGATGACGATGGTTCCGACCATCTACAACGCCGATACGCTCGGCATCCGTCCGGACTTGACCGGCCGTCCGATCACGAGCTGGGCCGACATCCTCGATCCGGCCTTCAAGGGCAAGACCGCAATCCTCAATATCCCGTCGATCGGCATCATGGATGCGGCGATGATCATGGAAGCTGCCGGCAAGATCAAATATGCCGACAAGGGCAACATGACCAAGGCGGAGATCGACAAGACGATCGACTTCCTGATCAAGACCAAGGGTGACGGCCAGTTCCGCGCCTTCTGGAAGTCCTTCGACGAAAGCGTCAACCTGATGGCATCGGGCGAAGTCGTCATCCAGTCGATGTGGTCGCCAGCCGTTGCCGCCGTCCGTTCGAAGGGCATCGCCTGCACTTTCCAGCCGCTCAAGGAAGGTTATCGCGCCTGGGGCGGCGGTCTCGGCCTCGCCTCGCATCTCAAGGGCGCTCAGCTCGACGCTGCCTATGAGTATATCAACTGGTACACGTCCGGCTGGGTCGGGGGCTATCTCAACCGCCAGGGCTATTACTCGGCCTGCATGGAAACGGCCAAGCAATTCATGTCGGCCGACGAATGGGGCTATTGGATCGAGGGCAAACCGGCGCAGGGCGATATCCTGTCTCCGGAAGGCAAGGTCATGGAAAAGGCCGGCGCCGTTCGCGACGGCGGCTCGTTCGAAGCCCGCATGGGCGCGGTCGCCTGCTGGAATTCGGTGATGGACGAAGATCGCTACATGGTCCGCCGCTGGAACGAGTTCATCGCCGCCTAAGCACCACCCTTAAAGGAAATCCTCTCCCCGCAAGCGGGGGGAGGAAACCGCAAACGGAGAGACCGGAACATGGCGACGATCGCTTCCTCAGAGACGGACCAGCCAGCGCGAAAAGTGGGTCGCGGGCGTGGTTTTGGCGTGCCGCTGTGGCTCGTTTCCTATCTGCAGGCGGCGCCGCTGTTTCTAATCCTGGGTTTCTTCTTCCTACTGCCGATTGCCATGATCGGCATCGTCAGTTTTTGGGATTATGATTTCGCCGGTCTCTATCCCGCCCTCCTGACCACGAATTACATCGACACGCTGGGTTCGTGGGTCACCTGGAAGACCTATCTCAACACGCTGAAGTTTACCGCCATTGTCTGGGCCTTGACGCTGGTGATCGGCTTTTGGGTCGCCTATTTCCTCGCCTTCCATATTCGCCGCACGTCGACGCAGATGATCCTCTTCCTCGTCTGCACCGTGCCTTTCATGACGTCGAACATCATCCGCATGATCTCCTGGATCCCGGTACTCGGGCGCAATGGTCTCGTCAATTCGACCCTGATCCAGATGGGGCTCATTCCGAAACCGATCGAATGGCTGCTCTATTCGGATTTTGCCGTCGTGCTCGCCATGGTGCATCTCTATACGCTGTTCATGGTGACACCGATCTTCAACACGCTGATGCGCATCGACCGCTCGCTCTTCGAAGCCGCCCGCGACGCCGGCGCCAGCGGCTGGCAGGTCCTCTGGAACGTGGTGATACCGCTTGCCAAGCCCGGCATGGCGATCGGCACGATCTTCGTCGTCACCCTGGTGATGGCGGATTTTTCGACTGTGCAGGTCATGTCTGGCGGCCAAAGCGCCTCCATCGCGCTGATGATGAAAAATCAGATGTCGCTGCTGCAATATCCGGCCGCGGCCGCCAACGCCGTGGTGCTGCTGATCCTCGTCCTGCTGATGGTTTCCGCCATCCTGCGGGTCGTCGATATCCGCAAGGAGCTTTGAGATGAAACGCGAAAAGCGCAGCCTGGAATTCTACGTCCTTGCCATCTTTTTCATTGTGTTCGTGCTGTTTCTCTACGGCCCACTTTCGGCGGTCATCATTCTTTCCTTCCAAGGACCGGATGGCGGGCTGACCTTTCCGCTAAACGGTGTCTCGCTGCATTGGTTTGCAAACCTGTTCGAGA
The nucleotide sequence above comes from Rhizobium sp. CB3090. Encoded proteins:
- a CDS encoding PotD/PotF family extracellular solute-binding protein; translation: MTNETKTTKAAKGISRRSLLKTGAAAAGAIAGSGLITGFPTIWAQSNITLRQFGTGVSNINAIAEKCKADLGITLEMTATDSDAAAQRAVTQPDSYDIADIEYWIAKKVFPTGVLQPMDVKKLKYFDKIVPLFINGKMKPDSVIAQGTAPHTVGFVEAQGSKKFAKEPTQWMTMVPTIYNADTLGIRPDLTGRPITSWADILDPAFKGKTAILNIPSIGIMDAAMIMEAAGKIKYADKGNMTKAEIDKTIDFLIKTKGDGQFRAFWKSFDESVNLMASGEVVIQSMWSPAVAAVRSKGIACTFQPLKEGYRAWGGGLGLASHLKGAQLDAAYEYINWYTSGWVGGYLNRQGYYSACMETAKQFMSADEWGYWIEGKPAQGDILSPEGKVMEKAGAVRDGGSFEARMGAVACWNSVMDEDRYMVRRWNEFIAA
- a CDS encoding ABC transporter permease; this translates as MATIASSETDQPARKVGRGRGFGVPLWLVSYLQAAPLFLILGFFFLLPIAMIGIVSFWDYDFAGLYPALLTTNYIDTLGSWVTWKTYLNTLKFTAIVWALTLVIGFWVAYFLAFHIRRTSTQMILFLVCTVPFMTSNIIRMISWIPVLGRNGLVNSTLIQMGLIPKPIEWLLYSDFAVVLAMVHLYTLFMVTPIFNTLMRIDRSLFEAARDAGASGWQVLWNVVIPLAKPGMAIGTIFVVTLVMADFSTVQVMSGGQSASIALMMKNQMSLLQYPAAAANAVVLLILVLLMVSAILRVVDIRKEL